One Alligator mississippiensis isolate rAllMis1 chromosome 12, rAllMis1, whole genome shotgun sequence DNA window includes the following coding sequences:
- the MAPKAPK3 gene encoding MAP kinase-activated protein kinase 3 isoform X3 encodes MCFKVVISSLTWSSLALENTTGLGCWPEVGKGEGISIILCQDTLQRLCEKLLYDSPKARQEVEYHWRASGCLHIVHILDVYENIHHGKRCLLIIMECMEGGELFNRIQERGDQAFTEREASEIMKDIGTAIQYLHAMNIAHRDVKFCAFSIQSGGGWRAPFTLPCRTEFWYKLIFTGRSNRRDLAMPENLLYTSKEKDAVLKLTDFGFAKETTIQNTLQTPCYTPYYVAPEVLGPEKYDKSCDMWSLGVITYILLCGFPPFYSNTGQAISPGMKQRIRMGQYGFPNPEWSEVSEEAKQMIRLLLKTDPTERMTISQFTNHPWINQSMMVPPTPLHTARVLQEDKDHWDEVKEEMTSALATMRVDYDQVKIKDLKVSSNRLLNKRRKKLKQAGTSSAAPGCNNQ; translated from the exons TTGTCATATCGTCACTTACATGGTCAAGTTTGGCACTAGAGAATAcaactgggctgggctgctggccagAAGTGGGGAAAGGAGAAGGTATATCAATCATTTTGTGTCAAGATACCTTGCAAAGGCTTTgtgagaag CTCCTGTATGACAGCCCAAAAGCCCGACAGGAGGTGGAGTATCACTGGCGAGCTTCAGGGTGCCTGCACATTGTCCACATTCTAGACGTTTATGAGAACATACATCATGGGAAAAGATGCCTCCTCATCATAATGGAATG catggagggaggggagctgttCAATAGGATCCAGGAACGAGGAGACCAAGCTTTCACAGAGAGAG AGGCCTCTGAAATAATGAAAGACATCGGAACAGCCATCCAGTATCTACATGCAATGAACATTGCCCATAGAGATGTCAAG TTTTGTGCTTTCAGTATTCAGtcaggaggaggatggagagctCCTTTTACACTGCCATGCAGAACTGAATTCTGGTACAAGCTAATATTTACCGGCAGATCGAACAGGAGAGACTTGGCAATG CCTGAAAACCTGCTTTACACATCCAAAGAAAAAGACGCAGTACTCAAGCTCACAGACTTTGGGTTTGCCAAAGAAACTACCATACAGAATACACTGCAGACCCCCTGTTACACTCCATATTATGTTG ccccagaagtTCTTGGCCCTGAGAAATATGACAAATCATGTGACATGTGGTCTCTTGGTGTCATCACATACATTCT CTTGTGTGGGTTTCCTCCCTTCTACTCTAACACTGGACAGGCCATTTCCCCAGGGATGAAGCAGAGAATTCGGATGGGGCAGTATGGATTTCCCAATCCAGAGTGGTCTGAAGTATCGGAAGAAG CCAAGCAGATGATCCGTCTCTTGCTGAAAACAGACCCAACTGAGAGGATGACAATTTCTCAGTTTACAAACCATCCGTGGATTAAT CAATCAATGATGGTACCACCAACCCCTCTTCATACTGCACGAGTTCTGCAAGAGGATAAAGACCACTGGGATGAAGTGAAG GAGGAGATGACTAGTGCTTTGGCTACCATGAGAGTGGACTATGATCAAGTGAAAATCAAagacttgaaagtgtccagcaACCGCCTCCTCAACAAACGCCGCAAGAAACTGAAACAGGCAGGCACCTCCTCCGCAGCCCCAGGATGCAACAACCAGTAA